Genomic segment of Sphingobium sp. Z007:
TGATGTCAGCAAAACCTTTAATAAGTTCAACTACAAGGTCGGTGCCCGGTACGAAATTACATCACGCACGAATGTTTATGCGACTCACAGCACGGCGTTCAAGAGCGGCGTCTACAACATGGCTGCGACGTTGAGCACTCCGGTTCTTCCTGAAGAAATAACTGCCTATGAAGTGGGCTTGAAAACTGACCCGCTGCCCTGGCTACGGATAAACCTCGCAACTTACTACTACGACTATAAGAACCTGCAGCTGCAGGCCCGAGCAGCTAATAGCCCAGCTTACATTCTACAGAATGCCGCAAACGCAGAGATTTATGGCGGAGAACTGGAAACCTTCATTTCGCCATTTGACGGCCTCAAACTTCGTGCTGCTGTAGCCTACACGCATGCCCGTTATAAGGACTTCACAGCAGCGCAGGGTTTTATTCCCCGGGCCACCGGCGGAAACATTGTTGCTACCGCCGATGCGTCCGACAACGTGATGACCAGGGCGCCGAAGTGGTCGGGTAACTTTGGGGCGGATTATACAACCGCGATGGGTGGAGGTACATTTGGCGCAGGCGCAAATCTTTCCTGGAGTTCGCGCGTATATTACGATTTCCTGAACATTTTTTCTCAACCTTCCTACACACTTACGAACGCCTCGATTTTCTGGACCCCCGACAGCCAGGCCTGGAAGGCGAGCTTGTGGGTTACCAATCTGACTAACGAAAAAGTCTTCCAGACTATTCGCCCGGGTGCCTTCAGTACCGACGGTTTCTACGAACAACCGCGTAAAATAGGTGCTTCGTTCGAGGTTCGATTCTGACATTGCGAAATAACGAGAATGTTTGACAGGCGCGGTTGATCCTAGCGTTGAGCAACATCGATCGTGAAAAGATTTGAGAGCGCTTTAACAGCCTGGTGACTCCGTGACGAAGAGCGGGCGATCAGAGCACCCGCTCTTCTCCATTGAGCAAGAGTAATTATGTCGCGATCTGTCAGCGATCTTTGGCCAACCCTGCTACCAGTTTTAGGGGTTTAGCAGATAGGGCTATTCAGGCTACCTCAACTCGATTTCGGAAGCGAGAAGGCCGAGGCGAAGCAAGGTCAAGTGCTGCCGGGCTAAAAGATGCGTAGTAACAGCAATAGAACCACGGTCGATCGGACGACGCAATCCCGCCGTCATTTCGAAGGAAAATTAATAGGGATGATGAACTAGTTCAAGCATGTTAATCGACATTTCTTATCGAAAGAGTATTACCTTGAGCCAGACGGCAGATCCTGAGGTTTCCGGTCAGAAACTAAGGTTGAGATCCGGTATTGTTTACGCAACTTTGGCCTATCTGATCTACGGAGCCATGCCGTTTTACATGAAGCAATTGCAGGCAGTGCCGCCGATTCAGATCATGGCACATCGTGTCCTATGGTCGGTTTTTCTTTTAGCAATTATCGTCAGCGTGCTCGGGCGATGGACCTCGCTACGCCGGACGATTGATATGCGTCTGGTCGGGTTGTTTGCTGCGACTGCGGCGCTCATTGGAGTGAACTGGCTCGTGTATATTTGGGCCGTTCTGAACGATCGTATACTCGAGACCAGTCTCGGTTTTTTCATAACTCCTTTGATAACCGTGGTTCTTGGCGTCGTGGCGCTGGGCGAACGCTTGACGCGGCTTCAAACATTTGCCGTCGGCCTGGCTACTGTGGGTGTAGTCGCCCTTGCTTTTGGAAAAGGCCCCAACAGCTTGTGGATCGCGATGGTTCTGGCATTTACATTCAGCACCGCTGGCTTGATCCGAAAGGTTGCTCCTTTGGATCCGCTTTGCGGCCTTCTGATCGAAACATCTCTCATGGCACCGCTAGCTATGGCGTGGCTATTTCTAAGTTCCCAAAACGGGATACCGGTGTTTGGCGGCGACACATCTACCAACGTACTATTGATTTTTACTGGATTCGTAACGGCGGTACCGCTGCTGCTTTTCTCAGTCGCAGCCAAACAGATGCCATATTCGCTTGCAGGCCAATTCCAGTACATTGGCCCGTCGCTCCAGTTCCTGCAGGCCGTCCTCTTATTCCATGAACCTTTCGGTCTTTTGCACCTGTTCACGTTCGGATCCATCTGGTCGGGATTGATCTTCTTCGCTGTGGACGCTGTGCGTGAACAAAGAGCATCCCGATTTTGAAATTGCTATGGGAACGTCGATTGTAATAGCGCTGTCGACCCCAACCGTGTGCCTAGGTCTTCAGCTAGATTATATACTTTGTACCTTGTTCTGAAGTGCCCTATCAAAGTAGCGAAAAAGTAGTTCATGGGAGGAATGAATATGAAGCTGGTTCGGTACACTGCGAACGGAATTACCAGGTTGGGCAAAGTCGTGGGCACCAATGTTGTCGATCTAAGTGCGATAGCGCCGCATGGCTCAATGCGGCAGTTGCTGAACGATCTGCCCGAGATCCGCGGCTCAATTGAAGCGGCAGATGAACCGGCGCTCCCGCTGGAGAACGTCATTCTCGAAGCCCCAATCACCGATCCGCAGAAGTTTCTGGCGATCGGTATGAACTATCAAGCGCATGCGCAAGAGGCGATCGCAGCTGGCATACCCGTGCCAACAAGCCAGCTGTGGTTTAACAAGCAGGTGTCGTGCATCACTGGCCCAGCATCACCGATCGTTTATCCGGCTGTTTCGAATGCGTTGGACTATGAGGCCGAGCTTGCGGTAGTGATCGGCAAGCGTTGCCGCAATGTGCTGCCAGAAGATGCACGTTCAGTGATCGCTGGCTACACCGTCGCCAATGATGTCTCGGCACGCGACTGGCAACACCGCACACCCACTTTCACGCTCGGTAAGTCGTTTGACACGCATGGCCCAATCGGTCCGTGGATCATAACCGACGACGAAATCCTTGATCCACACGCACTAACGCTCCGCCTCACGGTCAATGGTGAAGAGCGGCAGTCTACCCTGACCGGCGACATGATCTACAA
This window contains:
- the rarD gene encoding EamA family transporter RarD — encoded protein: MLIDISYRKSITLSQTADPEVSGQKLRLRSGIVYATLAYLIYGAMPFYMKQLQAVPPIQIMAHRVLWSVFLLAIIVSVLGRWTSLRRTIDMRLVGLFAATAALIGVNWLVYIWAVLNDRILETSLGFFITPLITVVLGVVALGERLTRLQTFAVGLATVGVVALAFGKGPNSLWIAMVLAFTFSTAGLIRKVAPLDPLCGLLIETSLMAPLAMAWLFLSSQNGIPVFGGDTSTNVLLIFTGFVTAVPLLLFSVAAKQMPYSLAGQFQYIGPSLQFLQAVLLFHEPFGLLHLFTFGSIWSGLIFFAVDAVREQRASRF
- a CDS encoding fumarylacetoacetate hydrolase family protein is translated as MKLVRYTANGITRLGKVVGTNVVDLSAIAPHGSMRQLLNDLPEIRGSIEAADEPALPLENVILEAPITDPQKFLAIGMNYQAHAQEAIAAGIPVPTSQLWFNKQVSCITGPASPIVYPAVSNALDYEAELAVVIGKRCRNVLPEDARSVIAGYTVANDVSARDWQHRTPTFTLGKSFDTHGPIGPWIITDDEILDPHALTLRLTVNGEERQSTLTGDMIYNIYDQIAYLSQVMTLEPGDILSTGTPSGVGAATNGLLKVGDVVRVEVSDVGVIENTIVSDG